The following proteins are co-located in the Corynebacterium kalinowskii genome:
- a CDS encoding M20 family metallopeptidase gives MCRNLTPSTAYLDHISNQVASDIAAVPSIPTHADDYSDQERLWSIVAQQAEDVHDELVDLSLDLHAHPEVAFEEHRSAAEIAKLLERHDFGVQRGIGGVETALYTEAMSENFDPEQHPTIAVLSEYDALPGIGHACGHNVIAACGIGGFLAAAVALEESGLPGRVAFIGTPAEEGHSGKEYLIRAGVFDSVDAAIMIHPFSYDIGSHVWVGRRNLSVTFHGVSAHASSEPFMGRNALDAATLAYQGLGLLRQQMPHSDRLHAIISEGGERASIIPDTATMSIYVRSLHTDTMLDLSQRVDDIIDGAALMAGVKVTKNWDVHPATLPVRNNETLVRRWQRTQARRGRTPLPSGVIPDTLAASTDFGNVSQVVPGMHPMVKIAPVGVALHTPGMEQAAASEAAATAILDSSIGLGQVAIDALAEPELLEEARQEFKARGAVVRSADLFGE, from the coding sequence ATGTGTCGTAATCTCACCCCGTCCACTGCATACCTTGACCACATCAGTAACCAAGTAGCTTCGGATATCGCGGCTGTCCCTTCGATCCCGACCCACGCGGATGACTACTCAGACCAGGAGCGATTGTGGTCCATAGTGGCCCAGCAAGCGGAGGACGTGCACGACGAACTGGTCGACCTGTCACTGGATCTACACGCGCATCCAGAAGTCGCTTTCGAAGAGCATCGTTCGGCAGCAGAAATTGCGAAGCTACTCGAACGCCATGATTTCGGCGTTCAACGTGGCATCGGTGGCGTAGAGACGGCGCTGTACACGGAGGCGATGTCGGAGAATTTTGACCCTGAGCAGCATCCCACCATCGCAGTCCTCAGCGAATATGATGCGCTGCCAGGTATTGGTCATGCCTGCGGGCACAATGTCATCGCAGCGTGCGGTATTGGCGGTTTCCTCGCTGCTGCGGTGGCGCTCGAAGAATCCGGTTTGCCAGGTCGAGTAGCTTTCATCGGCACGCCAGCGGAAGAAGGTCACTCCGGCAAGGAGTATTTGATCCGCGCCGGTGTCTTCGACAGCGTAGATGCGGCCATCATGATCCACCCGTTTTCCTACGACATCGGAAGCCACGTTTGGGTCGGGCGGCGTAATCTGTCTGTCACTTTCCATGGTGTTTCTGCGCATGCGTCCTCCGAGCCGTTTATGGGGAGAAACGCACTCGACGCTGCAACGCTGGCGTACCAAGGGCTAGGTTTGTTGCGTCAGCAGATGCCACATTCAGATCGTCTGCATGCCATCATCAGCGAGGGCGGGGAGCGGGCTTCGATCATTCCCGACACTGCGACTATGAGTATCTACGTTCGCTCGTTGCATACCGACACGATGTTGGATCTATCGCAACGCGTGGACGACATCATTGATGGGGCCGCTCTCATGGCGGGTGTAAAGGTGACTAAGAACTGGGACGTGCACCCTGCGACGCTGCCCGTTCGCAACAACGAAACACTGGTGAGGCGCTGGCAGCGCACCCAAGCACGCCGAGGCCGAACCCCGTTGCCCTCCGGAGTCATCCCGGATACTTTGGCCGCATCTACCGACTTCGGGAATGTGTCCCAAGTTGTGCCAGGTATGCACCCGATGGTGAAGATCGCCCCCGTAGGTGTTGCCCTGCACACTCCAGGAATGGAGCAGGCAGCAGCGTCGGAGGCGGCGGCGACTGCAATCCTTGACTCATCGATCGGTCTGGGACAGGTTGCTATCGATGCACTTGCTGAGCCCGAATTGCTCGAGGAAGCGCGTCAGGAGTTTAAAGCGCGAGGTGCAGTGGTTCGTTCCGCGGATCTATTTGGCGAATAA
- a CDS encoding alpha/beta fold hydrolase has protein sequence MPKLRALDFFNAAFARRYFDSDPSGSCDDVVVLLHGTFGSTASHFGLIFPELARDRRVIGLDLQVETDLQLSGLTDQVEALIGGLGLRTPHIIGYSLGAVVAAAYAGEHPNSVGQLVLLGGWARTDAHQKLRSDLWFRLRDSDEAALREFIALSVFGPEFLAGMTPAQLATTKNSVRLTDAGDAQMRLNRDIDIRDLAQSITAETLVLSCAQDAMVPPHHQRELSQLIEDSHVEFLPGGHGIVFENPDAVVAAINEFLD, from the coding sequence ATGCCTAAACTGCGCGCCCTCGATTTCTTCAATGCTGCTTTCGCGCGTCGGTATTTCGATTCTGATCCATCGGGCAGCTGCGATGACGTGGTTGTGCTCCTACACGGAACGTTCGGTTCCACGGCCTCCCACTTCGGTCTCATCTTCCCGGAGCTTGCCCGGGATCGGCGGGTCATCGGGCTCGATCTGCAGGTGGAGACGGACCTACAGCTCAGTGGTCTTACCGACCAAGTCGAGGCACTCATTGGTGGGCTGGGTCTACGGACACCTCACATCATCGGGTACTCGCTTGGCGCAGTGGTGGCAGCCGCCTATGCGGGTGAACACCCAAACTCCGTCGGACAGCTGGTGCTGTTGGGCGGCTGGGCGCGCACCGATGCGCACCAAAAGTTGCGAAGTGACCTGTGGTTCCGGCTCCGGGATAGCGATGAAGCGGCATTGCGGGAGTTTATTGCGCTCAGCGTGTTCGGGCCAGAGTTTCTGGCTGGGATGACCCCGGCGCAGCTAGCGACCACCAAAAATAGTGTTCGGCTGACCGACGCGGGGGATGCCCAGATGCGATTGAACCGGGACATCGATATCCGCGACCTCGCACAGTCCATCACCGCGGAGACCCTCGTGTTGTCCTGCGCGCAAGACGCCATGGTTCCGCCACACCATCAGCGCGAACTGAGTCAGTTGATCGAGGACTCGCACGTGGAATTCTTACCAGGAGGCCACGGGATTGTCTTCGAAAACCCGGACGCCGTGGTCGCTGCGATTAACGAGTTTCTGGACTAA
- a CDS encoding FUSC family protein, giving the protein MSNNQPDGTEQLPPAPNPWQLLTAFNTPGPRWPGALRAALAMLIPGSIALLLGLDHEVVLITAGSCTVIYGEGHPFRTRIRVLLIAATLIIFGTGTGALVGQTVWGHINAGDTHWWLLLTVIFSCAIAGVLLFASNALRLPPPGPFFIVMVSSASTMTPRLGVEPWEVSMWSSLGALSGLLIGMAPALYNRQKPELDAVNVLESAIVALKEHGGVSVGRRHQAESALANAWFALADAQVIRGGRIIDPSRSELVNRTLAAQQELVKVSRGQLTGATAGDNPTYVDTTRLTIPHTRPSVRFRLYRSMSWHSHATVTTVRILTASLIASVVGIALGFDRPDWAIVSAVMMLQMGPDVVAGTIRGVHRLIGSIIGIGLFALIHWLDPNPLGLLLFLAMTQFFAEIFVVRNYAITVIFTTPLALLMGGATHGELGPVVVSRIAETTIATIFAVLALWYVLRGADQKRHKELTERCFSAMGNLLGALTFKTPAQALAFRRDLQHELLGERGTIQSLAANHRPVAAERWDRHLRIQVAGYELLDYCTHSADRQLSMPEVESLATLVRECNEVVSPETR; this is encoded by the coding sequence CATCGCCTTACTACTCGGCCTGGATCACGAGGTTGTGCTGATCACCGCAGGTTCTTGCACCGTTATTTACGGTGAGGGACATCCGTTCCGCACCCGCATTCGCGTCCTGCTGATAGCGGCGACACTGATCATTTTCGGCACTGGAACCGGCGCGCTGGTCGGCCAAACTGTGTGGGGACACATCAATGCCGGCGATACACACTGGTGGTTGTTACTGACGGTCATCTTCTCCTGCGCCATCGCGGGCGTACTGCTATTCGCTTCAAATGCGCTGCGCCTGCCACCGCCAGGGCCGTTCTTTATTGTGATGGTGAGCTCCGCTTCAACCATGACTCCACGCCTGGGCGTAGAACCATGGGAAGTTTCTATGTGGTCGAGCCTTGGCGCACTGAGCGGTCTACTGATTGGCATGGCGCCAGCCCTATACAACCGCCAAAAGCCGGAGCTGGATGCCGTCAACGTACTGGAAAGTGCGATCGTCGCGCTCAAGGAGCACGGTGGGGTGAGTGTCGGGCGGCGCCACCAGGCAGAGTCCGCTCTGGCCAACGCATGGTTTGCGCTTGCCGACGCCCAAGTAATCCGAGGCGGTCGAATCATCGATCCCTCCCGATCCGAGCTCGTCAATCGCACCCTCGCCGCCCAGCAGGAGTTGGTGAAGGTTTCCCGGGGCCAGCTCACCGGAGCGACCGCGGGCGACAACCCGACCTATGTGGACACCACCCGCCTGACCATCCCGCATACGCGCCCCTCGGTGCGTTTCCGGCTGTACCGTTCGATGTCGTGGCACAGCCACGCTACGGTGACCACCGTCCGGATTCTCACCGCCTCCCTAATCGCATCAGTGGTGGGCATTGCATTGGGCTTCGACCGTCCGGACTGGGCAATCGTGTCCGCCGTCATGATGCTGCAGATGGGCCCGGATGTTGTAGCTGGCACGATTCGCGGCGTGCACCGCCTGATCGGTTCGATCATCGGCATCGGTCTTTTCGCTCTCATTCACTGGCTCGATCCCAACCCCCTCGGCTTGCTGCTCTTCCTGGCAATGACGCAGTTCTTCGCTGAGATCTTTGTGGTTCGCAATTACGCCATCACGGTCATCTTCACCACCCCGCTTGCCCTCCTCATGGGCGGCGCCACCCATGGCGAGCTCGGCCCGGTGGTGGTCTCGCGTATCGCAGAAACCACTATCGCGACCATCTTTGCAGTGCTTGCGTTGTGGTACGTCCTGCGTGGCGCTGATCAAAAGCGCCACAAGGAACTAACCGAGCGTTGCTTCAGCGCAATGGGCAATCTCCTCGGCGCCCTGACCTTTAAAACTCCAGCGCAAGCCTTGGCTTTTCGACGCGACCTGCAACACGAACTCCTCGGCGAACGTGGCACCATCCAGTCCCTCGCAGCTAACCATCGCCCCGTCGCCGCCGAAAGGTGGGACCGCCACTTGAGGATCCAAGTCGCTGGCTACGAACTGCTGGACTACTGCACCCACAGCGCGGACCGACAACTGTCGATGCCTGAAGTTGAAAGCCTGGCGACCCTCGTTCGTGAATGCAACGAGGTTGTTAGTCCAGAAACTCGTTAA